The proteins below come from a single Danaus plexippus chromosome 9 unlocalized genomic scaffold, MEX_DaPlex mxdp_24, whole genome shotgun sequence genomic window:
- the LOC116767575 gene encoding uncharacterized protein LOC116767575 isoform X1 gives MTCPTTFIVLTMIFFCLAVSMLGVILTKPACAAATPCGGGRLCPPDWFCCGDDCCAPPTFNTRRIANDSLREVFVTSWYSQWQVLFLLVTLGGIALCCAWCLYRRPSCACSLSCCTRARSERDSAGSVCAPPRYSRCGSVHQAPPPYAEVTSKPDLYPLVITCGEGDGKAGGSYLMVHYFRNYVIRAPGSLSATSTAESLNSSFICNAANEADTHTLSDPKTLTSENTTTHYDRPTQAHIALPEANTMVPPPYSCASSCSCARGLRDLGLTDERRRDHAITPDQNYDLELELIDCEMYCDGGCKPRLGSSPPPRRSSPSADDSYCERAAYLRHLFLTSPDTPGGCESPPQPTSPTQSRESTLRRQIDERCQRRHDFLRRPPRTRKSSLYIPLSKVPPGSRKFLTRSAPVTPSGALVPNLLSFTQRVSASRLSSKSSRLEEENDPLLIDGEAADTDHKF, from the exons ATGACGTGCCCAACTACATTTATCGTGCTCACCATGATTTTCTTCTGTCTCGCTGTATCTATGCTTGGGGTTATACTAACCAAGCCGGCc TGCGCGGCGGCGACTCCCTGTGGCGGCGGTCGTCTTTGTCCCCCGGATTGGTTCTGTTGTGGTGACGACTGCTGCGCGCCGCCGACCTTCAACACCAGACGCATCGCCAACGACTCGCTCAGGGAAGTGTTCGTCACATCATGGTACTCGCAATG GCAGGTGTTGTTCCTCCTGGTAACACTGGGCGGTATAGCGTTATGCTGCGCGTGGTGTCTGTACCGCAGGCCGTCTTGCGCGTGCTCCTTGTCGTGCTGCACACGCGCACGCTCCGAGCGGGACTCTGCGGGGTCCGTGTGCGCACCGCCACGGTACAGCCGCTGTGGGTCCGTGCATCAGGCCCCGCCGCCGTACGCTGAG GTGACTTCCAAACCGGATCTGTATCCCTTGGTGATAACGTGTGGTGAGGGCGACGGGAAGGCGGGCGGCAGCTACCTCATGGTGCACTACTTCAGGAACTACGTCATTCGTGCTCCAG GTTCTTTATCTGCGACGAGCACAGCGGAGTCCTTGAATTCTAGTTTCATATGCAACGCAGCTAACGAG gctgacacacacacactatcCGACCCAAAAACACTCACCTCAGAGAACACGACAACACACTATGACAGACCCACACAGGCGCACATAGCACTACCTGAG GCGAACACGATGGTTCCCCCGCCGTATTCGTGCGCCTCCAGCTGTTCGTGTGCCCGCGGTCTGCGAGACCTCGGTTTGACTGACGAAAGACGCCGAGATCACGCCATCACACCG GATCAGAACTATGATCTGGAGTTGGAGCTCATAGACTGTGAGATGTATTGCGATGGAGGCTGCAAGCCGCGGCTGGGTTCATCGCCTCCGCCGCGAAGGTCATCACCCAGCGCTGATGACTCATATTGTGAGCGCGCTGCCTACCTACGACATCTGTTCCTAACCTCTCCTGACACACCCGGCGGCTGCGAATCTCCACCTCAGCCGACAAGCCCCACGCAATCCAGGGAATCCACTCTCCGACGGCAGATCGATGAAAGATGTCAGCGAAGACACGATTTCTTAAGAAGACCTCCCAGGACGAGAAAATCGAGCTTGTATATCCCACTTTCTAAAGTACCCCCTGGCAGCAGGAAGTTTTTGACGAGATCGGCCCCGGTCACTCCCAGCGGAGCGCTAGTGCCAAATCTACTGTCCTTCACGCAGAGAGTTTCGGCTTCGAGACTAAGTTCCAAATCTTCTAGGTTGGAGGAAGAAAACGATCCACTTCTAATAGACGGGGAAGCGGCAGATACAGATCATAAATTTTAG
- the LOC116767575 gene encoding uncharacterized protein LOC116767575 isoform X2, producing the protein MCAAATPCGGGRLCPPDWFCCGDDCCAPPTFNTRRIANDSLREVFVTSWYSQWQVLFLLVTLGGIALCCAWCLYRRPSCACSLSCCTRARSERDSAGSVCAPPRYSRCGSVHQAPPPYAEVTSKPDLYPLVITCGEGDGKAGGSYLMVHYFRNYVIRAPGSLSATSTAESLNSSFICNAANEADTHTLSDPKTLTSENTTTHYDRPTQAHIALPEANTMVPPPYSCASSCSCARGLRDLGLTDERRRDHAITPDQNYDLELELIDCEMYCDGGCKPRLGSSPPPRRSSPSADDSYCERAAYLRHLFLTSPDTPGGCESPPQPTSPTQSRESTLRRQIDERCQRRHDFLRRPPRTRKSSLYIPLSKVPPGSRKFLTRSAPVTPSGALVPNLLSFTQRVSASRLSSKSSRLEEENDPLLIDGEAADTDHKF; encoded by the exons ATG TGCGCGGCGGCGACTCCCTGTGGCGGCGGTCGTCTTTGTCCCCCGGATTGGTTCTGTTGTGGTGACGACTGCTGCGCGCCGCCGACCTTCAACACCAGACGCATCGCCAACGACTCGCTCAGGGAAGTGTTCGTCACATCATGGTACTCGCAATG GCAGGTGTTGTTCCTCCTGGTAACACTGGGCGGTATAGCGTTATGCTGCGCGTGGTGTCTGTACCGCAGGCCGTCTTGCGCGTGCTCCTTGTCGTGCTGCACACGCGCACGCTCCGAGCGGGACTCTGCGGGGTCCGTGTGCGCACCGCCACGGTACAGCCGCTGTGGGTCCGTGCATCAGGCCCCGCCGCCGTACGCTGAG GTGACTTCCAAACCGGATCTGTATCCCTTGGTGATAACGTGTGGTGAGGGCGACGGGAAGGCGGGCGGCAGCTACCTCATGGTGCACTACTTCAGGAACTACGTCATTCGTGCTCCAG GTTCTTTATCTGCGACGAGCACAGCGGAGTCCTTGAATTCTAGTTTCATATGCAACGCAGCTAACGAG gctgacacacacacactatcCGACCCAAAAACACTCACCTCAGAGAACACGACAACACACTATGACAGACCCACACAGGCGCACATAGCACTACCTGAG GCGAACACGATGGTTCCCCCGCCGTATTCGTGCGCCTCCAGCTGTTCGTGTGCCCGCGGTCTGCGAGACCTCGGTTTGACTGACGAAAGACGCCGAGATCACGCCATCACACCG GATCAGAACTATGATCTGGAGTTGGAGCTCATAGACTGTGAGATGTATTGCGATGGAGGCTGCAAGCCGCGGCTGGGTTCATCGCCTCCGCCGCGAAGGTCATCACCCAGCGCTGATGACTCATATTGTGAGCGCGCTGCCTACCTACGACATCTGTTCCTAACCTCTCCTGACACACCCGGCGGCTGCGAATCTCCACCTCAGCCGACAAGCCCCACGCAATCCAGGGAATCCACTCTCCGACGGCAGATCGATGAAAGATGTCAGCGAAGACACGATTTCTTAAGAAGACCTCCCAGGACGAGAAAATCGAGCTTGTATATCCCACTTTCTAAAGTACCCCCTGGCAGCAGGAAGTTTTTGACGAGATCGGCCCCGGTCACTCCCAGCGGAGCGCTAGTGCCAAATCTACTGTCCTTCACGCAGAGAGTTTCGGCTTCGAGACTAAGTTCCAAATCTTCTAGGTTGGAGGAAGAAAACGATCCACTTCTAATAGACGGGGAAGCGGCAGATACAGATCATAAATTTTAG
- the LOC116767700 gene encoding solute carrier family 25 member 35-like isoform X2 → MDFVIGGLAGAGATIFTNPMDVVKTRLQLQGELRARTEHTTRYRGIFHGVYVIAKTDGALALQKGLVPAMVLGFCMNSVRLGMYHVADVQGWTRTTDGDISIHKTMFWSSASGVMSGLAANPASVVKTRMQAAAHPSIAVGRQYVYNGMIDGCVKIYKMEGIKGFFAGVNATCTRLAVGSAAQLTTFSTAKETLLYYGICEKTPLGLAFAASCLSGLMVALAICPLDVVAVRLYNQGPAKQGKLLYNGVLDCLRKIYMTEGLHGLYKGIGPLYLRIAPHTTLSLVIWDMLNIIVTNKRKS, encoded by the exons ATGGACTTTGTAATCGGTGGCTTAGCCGGTGCAGGCGCTACCATATTTACGAATCCCATGGACGTGGTAAAAACCCGGCTACAGTTACAAGGGGAGCTGCGCGCACGCACCGAGCACACCACAAGATATAGGGGAATTTTTCATGGGGTGTACGTCATAGCTAAGACAGACGGAGCATTAGCACTCCAGAAAGGTTTAGTACCAGCTATGGTTCTCGGTTTCTGTATGAATTCGGTGAG gTTGGGAATGTATCACGTGGCTGACGTTCAGGGTTGGACACGAACGACAGATGGTGATATCAGCATTCACAAGACCATGTTTTGGTCAAGCGCGAGCGGCGTTATGAGTGGACTAGCCGCCAACCCTGCATCTGTCGTGAAGACAAGAATGCAGGCGGCAGCTCATCCGAGTATCGCTGTCGGAAgacaatatgtttataatg gtaTGATAGACGGTTgcgttaaaatttacaaaatggaGGGAATTAAAGGTTTCTTTGCGGGAGTGAACGCGACATGCACTAGATTGGCAGTTGGCAGTGCAGCCCAACTCACAACATTTTCAAC TGCAAAAGAAACTTTGCTGTATTATGGCATATGCGAGAAAACACCTTTGGGACTTGCATTTGCGGCAAGCTGTTTAAGCGGCCTTATGGTAGCTCTAGCGATCTGCCCACTTGATGTCGTAGCTGTACGACTATACAATCAgg GGCCTGCGAAACAAGGAAAACTCCTCTACAACGGAGTTCTTGACTGtcttagaaaaatttatatgactgAAGGACTTCACGGCCTCTATAAAGGCATAGGACCACTCTACCTCAGAATAGCACCTCATACTACCCTATCTCTCGTAATATGGGACATGCTGAATATAATAGTCACGAATAAAAGGAAATCATAA
- the LOC116767700 gene encoding solute carrier family 25 member 35-like isoform X1, protein MDFVIGGLAGAGATIFTNPMDVVKTRLQLQGELRARTEHTTRYRGIFHGVYVIAKTDGALALQKGLVPAMVLGFCMNSVRLGMYHVADVQGWTRTTDGDISIHKTMFWSSASGVMSGLAANPASVVKTRMQAAAHPSIAVGRQYVYNGMIDGCVKIYKMEGIKGFFAGVNATCTRLAVGSAAQLTTFSTIKQNLIAQGYMENSPAGLAFTSSIACGIVCVLLETPLDVVNTRLYNQGPAKQGKLLYNGVLDCLRKIYMTEGLHGLYKGIGPLYLRIAPHTTLSLVIWDMLNIIVTNKRKS, encoded by the exons ATGGACTTTGTAATCGGTGGCTTAGCCGGTGCAGGCGCTACCATATTTACGAATCCCATGGACGTGGTAAAAACCCGGCTACAGTTACAAGGGGAGCTGCGCGCACGCACCGAGCACACCACAAGATATAGGGGAATTTTTCATGGGGTGTACGTCATAGCTAAGACAGACGGAGCATTAGCACTCCAGAAAGGTTTAGTACCAGCTATGGTTCTCGGTTTCTGTATGAATTCGGTGAG gTTGGGAATGTATCACGTGGCTGACGTTCAGGGTTGGACACGAACGACAGATGGTGATATCAGCATTCACAAGACCATGTTTTGGTCAAGCGCGAGCGGCGTTATGAGTGGACTAGCCGCCAACCCTGCATCTGTCGTGAAGACAAGAATGCAGGCGGCAGCTCATCCGAGTATCGCTGTCGGAAgacaatatgtttataatg gtaTGATAGACGGTTgcgttaaaatttacaaaatggaGGGAATTAAAGGTTTCTTTGCGGGAGTGAACGCGACATGCACTAGATTGGCAGTTGGCAGTGCAGCCCAACTCACAACATTTTCAAC AATTAAACAAAACCTGATCGCTCAAGGTTACATGGAGAATTCTCCAGCAGGCCTCGCGTTCACCTCCAGCATAGCTTGTGGGATCGTATGTGTTTTGTTGGAAACGCCGCTGGATGTAGTCAATACGCGGCTTTATAATCAGG GGCCTGCGAAACAAGGAAAACTCCTCTACAACGGAGTTCTTGACTGtcttagaaaaatttatatgactgAAGGACTTCACGGCCTCTATAAAGGCATAGGACCACTCTACCTCAGAATAGCACCTCATACTACCCTATCTCTCGTAATATGGGACATGCTGAATATAATAGTCACGAATAAAAGGAAATCATAA
- the LOC116767403 gene encoding YEATS domain-containing protein 4, which translates to MSLPTDFGPDSGGRVKGLVIVKAIVYGNIARYFGKKREEDGHTHQWTVYVKPYANEDMSAYIKKVHFKLHESYANPNRIVTKPPYELTETGWGEFEIVIKIYFHDSNERPVTLYHILKLFQSPVSETAPTVGRSLVSESYEEIVFQEPTQLMQHLLNNIKPITNGQWTHDTDFEEKKEKTLEKIISAQGKVRGEISELKDKLQLAKETISKFKEEIAKLQNNPAASILSGV; encoded by the exons ATGAGCTTGCCTACCGACTTCGGTCCAGATTCCGGCGGCAGAGtaaag gGCCTAGTCATAGTAAAGGCGATAGTCTACGGCAATATAGCAAGATATTTCGGCAAGAAACGAGAGGAGGATGGGCACACCCATCAGTGGACGGTGTATGTGAAACCTTATGCTAACGAGGATATGTCggcatatataaaaaaggttcATTTTAAACTGCACGAAAGTTACGCAAATCCAAATAGAATAGTGACGAAGCCACCTTACGAACTCACTGAAACTGGCTGGGGTGAATTTGAGATAGTAATAAAGATTTACTTTCATGATTCAAATGAGAGACCT GTAACCCTCTATCACATACTGAAGTTATTCCAGTCTCCGGTGTCTGAAACAGCACCAACTGTTGGCAGATCTCTCGTTAGTGAATCATATGAGGAGATTGTTTTCCAGGAGCCAACGCAACTCATGCAGCACCTACTCAACAATATAAAACCGATCACTAATGGACAATGGACACATGATACCGACT tTGAAGAGAAAAAGGAAAAGACTTTAGAAAAGATAATATCAGCGCAAGGAAAGGTTAGGGGCGAAATATCAGAGCTCAAAGATAAACTACAGCTCGCTAAGGAAACTATATCAAAATTCAAGGAAGAGATTGCAAAACTTCAGAACAATCCTGCCGCTAGCATTTTGTCTGGGGTCTGA
- the LOC116767575 gene encoding uncharacterized protein LOC116767575 isoform X3 codes for MTCPTTFIVLTMIFFCLAVSMLGVILTKPACAAATPCGGGRLCPPDWFCCGDDCCAPPTFNTRRIANDSLREVFVTSWYSQWQVLFLLVTLGGIALCCAWCLYRRPSCACSLSCCTRARSERDSAGSVCAPPRYSRCGSVHQAPPPYAEVTSKPDLYPLVITCGEGDGKAGGSYLMVHYFRNYVIRAPGSLSATSTAESLNSSFICNAANEANTMVPPPYSCASSCSCARGLRDLGLTDERRRDHAITPDQNYDLELELIDCEMYCDGGCKPRLGSSPPPRRSSPSADDSYCERAAYLRHLFLTSPDTPGGCESPPQPTSPTQSRESTLRRQIDERCQRRHDFLRRPPRTRKSSLYIPLSKVPPGSRKFLTRSAPVTPSGALVPNLLSFTQRVSASRLSSKSSRLEEENDPLLIDGEAADTDHKF; via the exons ATGACGTGCCCAACTACATTTATCGTGCTCACCATGATTTTCTTCTGTCTCGCTGTATCTATGCTTGGGGTTATACTAACCAAGCCGGCc TGCGCGGCGGCGACTCCCTGTGGCGGCGGTCGTCTTTGTCCCCCGGATTGGTTCTGTTGTGGTGACGACTGCTGCGCGCCGCCGACCTTCAACACCAGACGCATCGCCAACGACTCGCTCAGGGAAGTGTTCGTCACATCATGGTACTCGCAATG GCAGGTGTTGTTCCTCCTGGTAACACTGGGCGGTATAGCGTTATGCTGCGCGTGGTGTCTGTACCGCAGGCCGTCTTGCGCGTGCTCCTTGTCGTGCTGCACACGCGCACGCTCCGAGCGGGACTCTGCGGGGTCCGTGTGCGCACCGCCACGGTACAGCCGCTGTGGGTCCGTGCATCAGGCCCCGCCGCCGTACGCTGAG GTGACTTCCAAACCGGATCTGTATCCCTTGGTGATAACGTGTGGTGAGGGCGACGGGAAGGCGGGCGGCAGCTACCTCATGGTGCACTACTTCAGGAACTACGTCATTCGTGCTCCAG GTTCTTTATCTGCGACGAGCACAGCGGAGTCCTTGAATTCTAGTTTCATATGCAACGCAGCTAACGAG GCGAACACGATGGTTCCCCCGCCGTATTCGTGCGCCTCCAGCTGTTCGTGTGCCCGCGGTCTGCGAGACCTCGGTTTGACTGACGAAAGACGCCGAGATCACGCCATCACACCG GATCAGAACTATGATCTGGAGTTGGAGCTCATAGACTGTGAGATGTATTGCGATGGAGGCTGCAAGCCGCGGCTGGGTTCATCGCCTCCGCCGCGAAGGTCATCACCCAGCGCTGATGACTCATATTGTGAGCGCGCTGCCTACCTACGACATCTGTTCCTAACCTCTCCTGACACACCCGGCGGCTGCGAATCTCCACCTCAGCCGACAAGCCCCACGCAATCCAGGGAATCCACTCTCCGACGGCAGATCGATGAAAGATGTCAGCGAAGACACGATTTCTTAAGAAGACCTCCCAGGACGAGAAAATCGAGCTTGTATATCCCACTTTCTAAAGTACCCCCTGGCAGCAGGAAGTTTTTGACGAGATCGGCCCCGGTCACTCCCAGCGGAGCGCTAGTGCCAAATCTACTGTCCTTCACGCAGAGAGTTTCGGCTTCGAGACTAAGTTCCAAATCTTCTAGGTTGGAGGAAGAAAACGATCCACTTCTAATAGACGGGGAAGCGGCAGATACAGATCATAAATTTTAG
- the LOC116767223 gene encoding uncharacterized protein F54F2.9, with protein MRVHVLLFLSFSLGVYGWDDGDLEVFDVVEEVNSNFYELLGVKQDASQSEIKRAFKQLTLKLHPDKNDAPDADVQFRNLVSVHNILKDPGKREKYNEVLKNGLPNWRSAVYYYRHVRKMGLLEGAIILFIIISFGQYAVGWAAYLEKRYTAEQILSSRGKKQSKKSGFDTGLVEILHHLPKPSIKDTLPFQIPRGVWWTITSIPYAIMELKKRRKEMQEEKIRQKKKEEDDRVRAEREAVAAEERAAAGARRRRAFVPPARDCLLDSAPGPEPQKETAAVTPAPPVISGGLWTDDDLAELVRLIKKYPPGASERWERIAEAMGRSVPEVTHMAAKVKENCYKIPGQETAEEVPEPPKKVKTRQTEESSGGNWSQVQQKALETALAKHPKGTAGDRWQKIAAAVPGKTKEECMQRCKYLSEMLRKQKQKEEQKDKEAVTEDEVAT; from the exons ATGCGGGTACATGTACTattgtttttgtcattttcaTTGGGTGTATATGGTTGGGACGACGGAGATTTAGAAGTATTTGACGTGGTAGAAGAAGTCAATTCGAATTTTTACGAATTATTAGGAGTTAAGCAG GATGCATCACAATCAGAAATTAAGAGAGCCTTCAAGCAACTCACATTAAAGCTCCATCCTGACAAAAATGACGCACCTGATGCTGACGTGCAGTTTAGGAACCTAGTATCAGTTCATAATATTCTGAAGGATCCAGGAAAACGAGAAAA gtatAATGAGGTGCTCAAGAATGGTCTGCCTAATTGGCGATCTGCGGTGTATTATTACCGTCATGTCAGAAAAATGGGATTGTTGGAGGGAGCTATCatcttgtttataattatcagtTTTGGACAGTATGCCGTAGGATGGGCAGCGTATTTGGAGAAGAGATACACAGCT GAACAAATATTGAGTTCGAGAGGCAAAAAACAATCAAAGAAGTCAGGTTTTGATACAGGGTTGGTGGAGATCCTACATCATTTACCAAAACCTAGCATTAAAGATACATTGCCGTTCCAAATACCACGAGGCGTGTGGTGGACAATCACAAGTATACCATATGCCataatggaattaaaaaagaGAAGGAAAGAGATGCAGGAAGAAAAGATCAGGCAGAAGAAGAA AGAGGAGGATGATCGGGTGAGGGCGGAGCGCGAGGCGGTGGCGGCGGAGGAGCGCGCCGCGGCTGGAGCCCGACGTCGGCGGGCCTTTGTACCACCTGCTAGAGACTGCTTGTTGGACAGTGCCCCTGGACCGGAGCCCCAGAAGGAAACCGCCGCTGTTACTCCG GCTCCTCCCGTAATTTCTGGTGGTTTGTGGACCGACGACGACCTGGCGGAATTGGTTCGCCTGATCAAGAAGTATCCGCCGGGAGCGTCGGAGCGCTGGGAAAGAATAGCGGAGGCCATGGGTCGCAGCGTTCCTGAGGTCACGCATATGGCCGCGAAGGTCAAGGAGAACTGCTATAAGATACCTGGACAGGAGACGGCGGAGGAAGTGCCAGAACCACCTAAGAAG GTGAAGACTCGTCAGACGGAGGAGTCTTCCGGGGGTAACTGGTCGCAGGTTCAACAGAAGGCTTTGGAGACGGCGCTCGCTAAACATCCTAAGGGCACAGCTGGCGATCGCTGGCAGAAGATCGCCGCTGCCGTGCCAGGGAAAACTAAG GAGGAATGCATGCAAAggtgtaaatatttatcagaGATGCTGAGGAAACAGAAACAAAAGGAGGAACAGAAGGATAAAGAGGCTGTGACAGAAGATGAGGTGGCCACGTGA